attttcacatgTTACTGCATGTTCACATATTTCCTGTTTTATGTTTCTCTGTTGAGAACAAATACAGGTTGAAATATTAATTCCTAAAACCTCTGTAGTTTTTCTATAAAACACAGTGAGTTATTCTGGACTTTGTGCAGAGTAAGACATTGTAAGCGTTTTTGTGTCTTGGGGTGCAAAGCTTCACACCTCATTTATAAACTAGATCACTGATAAACAAGTGATTGTGTAAAAGCTAAGTGGTTTCTACTGTAATTTTGAGTTTGAATATAGTATGAATAAGAAACtaccttttttaaaactttgaatccacaatttttttaaaaatgtagaatcattctagaagaaatgaaatgaaatttttctgaataaactagaaaatattctatatagTATGGGTATgttaatgagagaaaaacagtTAGCAATATGATGTTAGGAGCTGTATTTGAGAATATAATGTAAATGCATCTGTATTCTAAAGCACAGGGAAATATTTGTCTTTACTTCAAAAATACTATATCCCTCCTAATTTTGAATCACATGCTGGAGCAGTTAAGCCAGGAAGAGTCTGTGACTCTTACCCAGCTATTAACCATTTCTGTATTCCTTATATAAATTTGCCTGTGTCTTCCAGTTGCTTTCCTTTCCGTATGAAGGCCACCAAGTCATATCGCTGAAGGCAAGGATCAAGTGATATGAATCTTTCAGATGAACTCTCATAGAACAATGCCTCTTTgcctttgctttaaaataaaaatagtgtctTAAAATATTCCAACCATAAAATTTTTGAGCTGAAAAGAAACACCTAGAGATCATATGGTTCACATCCCTCGTATTACAGACAAATGTTTACTCggttatccaaggtcacacagctagttaggcCCAACTAGGTCTGCACTCAAGAGTTTACTCTCAAGGCCAGGTTTCCATTTACTACCTCACTGCTCCTAAAGTTAGCAAAAACCCATGGAGTCTTGAAATAATGATATTTGGGGCTTCAGCGGATTCAGTCAATAAAAAGACAGGTGTGTCTTTGTGTCTTTTAGACCCAGCTTCCTTATATGTTTGGATACAgtgatagcattttaaaaattaagcatctAAACCATTTCTGTGATTGATAAGATCAATAACAATTTGCATTGTTGATAATTGATCATCACAGTTTGCACATTCGTTGATAATAACACTTTGCAGATGTCAGAAGTACCTTAAACATGTAAGAGTCAATTTTCAGATACTGAATGGCTACTTGTAAAGTTAGGGTATATTTGAAGTCGTATTTTTTTAAACGATAAAATgatagtttttgttttggaaGAAGAAAGTGCCGCACAAACATGAACGATGAGGTGATGGCGGTGTGCCCTACAGAAACACATGAGGCTTTATGGTGTTGTTTCAGCTTTATCTGTTCACCAGTTGGCTGCTCAGGGAGAGATGCTCTACCTGGCTACCCGTATTGAGCAAGGTAACagcctatttaaaaaatgtatttcaaacaaACTTAATAGGATTTCTtagatttgttattattttaacacAGGAaagtataaagacaaaaaaaatagttGCATAATCTCACCAAGAGGACAACCCAatagatagtttaaaaaaaaagaactgtagattttaaaaattatagtttccCTTACCACCCTAGCCTTTTCCCCAAAAGCAAGAATTataagtttcttatttttagaaaacttttctagaagacatttctgtttctatttggGGTTATGCGTGAGAATATGTATGTGCTTTTTGTTATTTACATAAGAGGAAGAATATACACCCTGCATTGcactttacttttttcacttaatattttggaaattttcccgTATAAGCACATAAAgattgatttcattctttttaataagtCCATGATTTTGCAGTGTATTGCATATATATCTatactatgtttttattttttaactagtcTCCCTGGAGCTGGTTGATTCTAGTTTGTTGCTCTTAAGTAACAATATCGTTGGCATTCTTTTTAAGTATATCCATAGGGTAATTCCTACAAGTACATTTGCTCGTCAAAAGGTATATGAATTTttacttgtatatatatattgccaGATGTTTGTCCTGTCCTCACACCAGAGTTAGGGTTCCTgttcccccaccctccctgacAGAGGATGTCATCAGACTTTAATGTCCGCTAATCTCATGGGGGAAAAATGGTATCTCATACTggttttgtttacagtttttaaattatagtctacttggatttctttttgtgtgaacTGCCTGTTATAGATTGATTTATGCGAACTCTTATCTAAATTAAAGAAATCCACTTTTCATTGTTTATGTTTGtcatttttcccagtttgtcatttttcctttgactttatGATGTTTTCAAACAAAAGCTTAACATTTTTAAGtggcaaatttatttttcccttgtgacttctttttttttttggtgagtaagactggccctgagctaacatctttgccagtcttcctctattttatatgtgggtcaccaccacagcatggccaccaacaagtggtgtgggtccaccccaaggaaccaaacccagggggagcacactgaacttaaccactaggccatggggccagcccttgtgttttcatttttcaaaaagttagcCAGTTGTCCCACCATTATTGATTGAATACAGGGCACATgataaaagagttttattttttttaatcatgtcaTTCTTTATAGGAAAGACTTACTTCATCgttatatttctgtttgtttataaatatttgaaggcTTCATTCTCAATCTACTAAATAAATATAGGGAAAAAACTATGGACTTTATAACTAGTAGACTGAATCCGGGAAACAAAATGGGATTCAGGGTGGAATTGTGTGGTGCTGTGTTTCATATTATTCAGTCCTCAGTCACATGATATTATGTAAGCAAACCATCAAGAACGAAAGAAATTCAATGGCAGTGGTGTTAGCTGTAGAGTAGAAGATAGCTGTAATATGATTTTGGAGTTTTTATAATAATGGGTATTTACATAATGCTAAAGGCTAGCATGTAATCTCATTCTTATTGTGATCCTCCCAACCACACGTTGAGATAAGTGCGGTATTATTCATATATTGGAGAAATTAAATGATGTGCCCAGAATCACACTGCTGCAAAGTGACAGAGCCACACTCAAACTCTGGTCTCCGGATTCTGAGTCCAGGATTCTGTGGACTGCCTTGCACCTGGCATTATGTCGCATCTGCTGGTTATACTTTCAGTAATACGCTGTTTGAACGCAGCTGTGTACATCGGGGCACATTTTCATACCCTCAGACGGCACATTGCAGCAACGCACAATAGGGCTTAAGTGAGCAGAAGTCAGCACAGAGTGACCCTCACTGAGCCACAGCATCGCCTCTGTAGAATGCCGGGATTGCCGAGGTGCTATTTGTATGTGGTTGTTAAATTAGATCacaaaaattgcttttcttttaaatagaaaatgttatCAATCATACGGATGAAGAAGGGTTTACTCCTCTGATGTGGGCCGCAGCACACGGGCAGATAGCTGTGGTGGAGTTTCTGCTTCAGAATGTAAGGAAAATGCTCAGAAAACGTCTGTGTACAGTTCCTTAAGTTCAGCTCAGTTTTTAGTAAAGTTGCTGTAGCTCCAGGCAGCTGGGTGTGATGGTAGAGGATCCAAGAGACTGTGAGACGCTTTTCCTGTCCCTGCGGAGCTCGGATGGAGTGGGGCAGGCGAGACTGATCAGACGTGAGGCGGTGAGAGGCGACTTCAGGCCCAGCCCCTCTAAGCAGTGGGAGCAGCTCTGTCCGCCCTGGAGGAGAAGCTTCCCGAGGAGGTGTTGACTCCAGAGTGAAGAGtagggaggatggagagagggagggaggaaggcatcCAGACACCCCGATGACGAGAGCATCCCCGAGTAGAAGTTGGcagtatttctttattaatcCCAGAACATGACTGACCTAAGTGTGGAGCTGTAACTGTTATTGAGAGAAATAACAATATTCTTGTTTGCGTGAATTTGAAAAGGCTTTTATCCCCGCTTCCCGCTCCAGGGTGCCGATCCGCAGCTTTTAGGAAAAGGTCGAGAAAGTGCACTGTCCCTGGCCTGCAGTAAAGGCTACACAGATATTGTCAAAATGCTGCTTGACTGTGGAGTTGATGTCAATGAATACGATTGGGTGAGTCTGTGATGCTGATTCTAAATTACTGTCACTCTAGGATTTCTCTGGTTTGGGGAGACATCATAAATCTTATTAAACACTTAGAAGATTACTTAATTAATCAACTTTGCTAATTAAACACCTGGAAGGAAAAGTTAATGTCCTCAATTATTAGTCCTGATTTAAGTGTTCCTCACAAAATATTAGGATTACCCTGAGCTACTTTACCCGCTCGTTCTTAGTAACACTTCTCGCAGCAGCACTGCGTTATTCCATTCTTGCTCACCTTGAAGAACTGACTCCCCGTTCCTTTTTGCAGAATGGAGGGACCCCTTTGCTTTATGCTGTACATGGAAATCATGTGAAATGTGTAAAAATGCTGTTAGGTAAGcagataaaagtgaaaatatttagaaagtgcCATGTgaggactttgttttatttttcacaagctGGCCTCCCCGGGACTTCCTCAGGAGCATCAGAACTGTTGTTAAATTCAGTGGTCCCGCTGCTCCCCACCTCCGgagcccctgcccccacagccGCCTGTGGGAGGCAGCTTGTCGCACAGCCCCCCTGCACCCGGGGCCCTTGTCCTGGCTGCTTGTCTTTGGGGGTCACGTGTGAATCCgcggctgtgccctctgcccacaGTGCGAGAGGGTGCCTGTTTGCTTGGCGTGTCTCCCCTCCAAGCCCCCACAGGGAATGCTCTGCTCTCTGTCCTCTGTCAGAACGTCCTGAAAACACCTTCCACATTTGCTGAAAATCAGTCCCGCTGTTTGCACGTGAGCCGGTAATAGACAAACAtagccatattttcattttattgatgtagatttttctattttggtaTAGAAAATGGAGCTGACCCAACAATTGAAACCGACTCCGGATATAATTCTATGGATTTAGCTGTCGCCTTGGGCTACAGAAGTGGTAAGCGTTTCAGAACTCTCGGGTTCCTTCTGGTGAAGGTCTGTAAACAGTACAAACCGGTGGTCCAAAGCATTTCACTACGTGTATCGCGGAGTGCTGCATGTTACCCCAGCTGCTGACGTGTACTTTTAACTGTGGGCGAAATCAACAAATTCCGATAAAGTCTAGACATGAGTTTGTTACTATTACTCTTCACAACCCAAATAATTAGTTGCTGGAGGATAAGCGCACACGTACTTGCAAGATGCGTTTAACATTTTTGTAGCAAACTTTCTTATAAAAAGCTTTTTTAGTTGCCTTTCTGTGTTCCTTACAACAACCTTGTGCTCTGGACTGCCCTTCAGTTTCAAAATTTAGAAACCAAGAACAAAAAATCCCGTAACTTGGGCAATCACTGAGTCAGTGACCGATTGCGTTTTAAGCGTATTAAGTATTGCGTTGCAATCTTATCGTCCTTGGACTgtatcttatttagaaataactTTCTTTTAGGAAGAAGTTGGGGATGTTAAGTTGAATTTGATAGTTCGTTTTAAAGTTTTGTGCTCATCATGCTGTGGTTCTGATTGCCTGCCTGTTCTAGTTCAACAGGTTATTGAGTCACATTTATTGAAGCTGCTTCAAAACATCAAGGAGTAGACGTCATCGTCAGGAAGCGTTTACCTGCCCTGCGTTTACTTTGGGGCCCTTATAAATGATAGTTTTGTTTACTTATAAATTTTTACCTCAGTTgcaatatttactgatttttagtaagttttaataaatattcttctgAGTAATTCACTGGTTTATAATAAAGTTAATGTTGATgctttttatataaatgtgttttactgcatatttaaaatcataaattaatGTTTTGTGGCGTGTAAATTGTTACGGTACAGACACTCATCTGTCTTTGTATCAAGTGCTGTAATTTAACACGTTCAGAAATTATTCTGCCCTATTCATCTTGACTCTTGTATCAACTCCTTGACTTTATATGGGGTTTGCTATAAATCCATAGGAGAAAAGATTGTtattgttgaattaaaaaatgcacaGTGTGATTGTTTACaaaatgatataataaataaaGTACTTTTTCTGTTAGTGTGCatgctagttttttttttaattttataaggtTACTGAGGgatttgtttaggattttttgtttaaCCCTCTGTCCTGCCAGAACACTCCATTAGCTCaaacaatataattaaaataaattgaatgtaAGTCAGTCAACGAAGACTTAAGATTGTCATTTCTAGAAGTATACCTAGAATATTTTTCTCTCGCAAATAAGCTTTTCAGTAGAAAAAGTCCCCCGTGAAAGAGAAGTCAGTTCTTCACTAAAAGTCAGATGCCTTCAGTCCTACTAGAGGAGCACTGAAGCTGAGTGACTGCAGATCCCGCAGGGAGAGCCGGGGCTGCAGTCGACTTGACCCCTGAGCGTAGGACGTGGGTTAATCACTTCCTCTGGAAAACAGGTGCTGTATCAGTTATGAGACTTCGGTTGTAAGCCACCTGAACCTTATCTAATTAGTTGAAGCAAAAGGGAATTAATGGAAAGATCCAGAATGGAAGAGAAAGCTGAAGAAGCAGGCAATACCAAGGAATGAAACGAGGCCAGGGCCCCCAGCCAGGAACCATGGCCGGTCGTTTTGGATGCTGGTTTGGTAACGTTCAGCTTAAAACCCCCGTTTATCATTCTGCTCAGGCTTTACATTCCCAGGAGGCAGAAATCTGTTAGCGTGGCATATAAATGCACTGCTATTTGGAGTTGGGGGGAGAAGAGGATGACTGGTCAGCAATCCACCATTGCCCCCTGAGCACCTGGCATGCAGGAGGCAAAGGCTGCCAAAAGGAAAACCAAGGGGAGAGAAAAACGATAGGCGTTCACCCCAAAGGTAATCTAAGTAATGTGAAAATAGTATTTCACCTACTGTCAGCTGGGCATAAACTTGTAATTGCTTTTCTAGCACTTCTGATGGATTTGCCTAAAACCATTTACCCTTCTGTTTGGCTCCTCTTCCTGTGAATGGCACATATCCGTGAAGTGTTAGTTCCTGTTCATACCATAAGGTAACAAAATCCAGTGATCCATTTGGCCACATCACTCTGTATTGCTTACAAGTGCTTTCTGCAACCAAGAAAACTATCCTGGGATTGAATCTAAACTAGTCTGACTCTACGGGTGACGGTCAACACATCTCAGAGAATGTCTTCAAGAAAATCCCCTTTCCAATTCTATCATCTTGTAGTGTCAGGGTCCCTGATAACAAACCCTACAAAAATTCCttaagaaatagagactaaaacaagTTAATTAAAGCAACAAAATTAATACTTAAGGGCCAGTTATAaaattcctcttttaaaaatcagacaccTTGTAGGTCACGTTTATTGATTGCACGCATATTTATTCGGAGCTTGCATACCTCACATCAGACACTGTGCTTCATGTGAGGAGAAAATACTGAGCAAAGGCAAACAGAGTCCTGCCGTCAAGGCCCGCACTGCCCAGTATTAGGGCTCATTCCCAGCACGGTGTGAAATAAATTGATGATAATTTTCAAAAGCTTAAAAACCATTATTCTCATGTAAACATAAAATGAACACCTGTCGATGAGTTTATTCTACTCATTAATTAGTAAGGAAACCAGTAAGATGTTAAAACTAATTCCAAGAGCTAGGTATTTTAGGCAATGTTAGTAGAAGATTGCTGAGTTAGACGCAACTCTGGTTAATGTCCAAAGAGGCCATAAACAATAACTTTGAGGCTCTCTTTTCCACCggacagaaattatttgcatctctAACAGAAATCTACAAGGTGACAGGCGACTTCACTACGCCTGATTCCTTTAATTGGCAGTAAACAGTAAGTTGAACTAAGTCGTTCCCCCTAGATTAATAGTTCTCGAACTTTAGTTTACAGAATCATTTGGAAGGCTTGTTAAGCTACAGActgctgggtcccaccccaggCTTTCTGACTCAGTCcgtctggggtgggacccaagaattttaatttataacaagttcctgggtgatgctgctggcccagggaccTCACTTGAGCACCACCATCCTAGACTATCCTTGGATGGGCTTCTCCCTGGGATGAGGGAGGCGGTGCCTCCCTTGTtcctttatttccaaatttcaaataatttttctgataGTCTCCTGCCTTGGAATCATAAAGATTATTCTTGACCACGAAAATGCTGGTCTTGTTAGGTTTGGCCTGAGTATTTACACACAAGAGCAATTTAACCATATAGGCCTCAAGTTTTCTCTGCAAATCTAGAGCCT
The nucleotide sequence above comes from Equus przewalskii isolate Varuska chromosome 13, EquPr2, whole genome shotgun sequence. Encoded proteins:
- the ANKRA2 gene encoding ankyrin repeat family A protein 2 isoform X2, with amino-acid sequence MATSANLDVGARLIVEECPASYNLTGVPDVKREQPLDASAEEGSAQGVAMGMKFILPNRFDMNVCSRFVKSLNEEDSKNIQDQVNSDLEVASVLFKAECNIHTSPSPGIQVRHVYTPSTTKHFSPIKQSTTLTNKHRGNEVSTTPLLANSLSVHQLAAQGEMLYLATRIEQENVINHTDEEGFTPLMWAAAHGQIAVVEFLLQNGADPQLLGKGRESALSLACSKGYTDIVKMLLDCGVDVNEYDWNGGTPLLYAVHGNHVKCVKMLLENGADPTIETDSGYNSMDLAVALGYRSVQQVIESHLLKLLQNIKE